Genomic segment of Pochonia chlamydosporia 170 chromosome 1, whole genome shotgun sequence:
AAGCCGCCACCTCGTCCGCCTACCATGTTCTTGTCAGTTTTTTTTGCACAGCAAGTTTCTCCATGCGTCTCCCACAAATGCGAATTGCGAGGCTACACATGCAGGACAACCATGGAAAAAATTGCTACTCACCTCTGAaaccaccgccgccacctcctCGACCGCCAAAGCCGCCGCCACGGCCGCCTCTGAATGACATTTTTGTGTTGCGGAAATACAGTGGTTGCTGCTGTGAGGGTGCGATTATACCGACTTGACTTTTTCTCTGCAGAGAAACTTTTTGGGCTGGAATAGCCTGCACAGGAATTTTATTTTTTCCGCAGTTCGTCCATTGGCGCTGCTGATTGGTTGAGAGACATGCTTCCGTGGATAGTGGGGCAGCGGGCAGGGGTTCGGCTAGGATCCATCTGGCTTACCCTATTGTAGATGTGTAAATTGTGTGAATCGACATGCTGGGAAGGTGATCTGATGAATTGTGAATTTAATTTGATGAATTGCAAATGCATGTGTATTATACATCTTTCTTACACCTATGTTCCGGCTTTTTTCTAATGTACAATCAACCATCGTATCGTAGCCAGCGCTTCAGACATGGCTTGAGCAGAGGTCCAATGTTTTCGCCGCGTGCTTAGTCCGCCAGGGATGTTGAGCACCAGTCAAAGAGTCTGATGGACCACAACCTCGTCCAACTCTTTCACGGACCGCATCGTagcttcctcgccaacacCTTggcgcaacattgaagggtcAGACCACTCTTACGCGAATATGGCTCGTCGAAGCCACGATCATGAGAACTCATCGTAAAGCCACAGGCACAGAAAATGTGCCATGGATCGCCACTGGAAACAACTTCTACTTGAATGCTCCTATTTTCACAGGCACGCAGATTCTGCGCATGGTGAGCGATCTGCAAATCGCGATTTTACAAGTATGGTCCCTGCTTTAATTGTCGATCGTTGTTGTTTCGCGCGGCCTTGTGACTGTCGCAATGATGATGTAACACTCCCACAGAAAGTTGCTAAAAGGGAATGGTATTGTTGTTGACATTGCCCAAAGAGGTTGCAGCTGTGGCTGATCTACgtgacaacattgacatcGGATATTTGGTTCCTTGTATAAAATGGGTTGATAGGAAAACTCTCGACATACACCGACCACCCCATTCTAGTAGTTTGGACACTATATATCTTCCAACCTTTTTGAGCTACTGCCCCAACGACAATGGATTCTCCTGAACCTGATACGCCCAAGAGAAGCAAAGTATTAGGTATCTACTCATACTGCGAATACGCCGGTCTAGAATATTCAAGAGACGAGATATTCGACTTCGTCGGAATCAGCCACGACCAAGGCAATGAGGTTTTGGAATCCGGTCGCCCCCGAACAGGTCGAAGTAAGCCGACAACTTCAAAGAAACAGGAGGGTAACAAGAAGCCTCGTAAGGTATTCGAGTTGGATCCAGATGACATTTACCCACACATCGAAGGAGCGGAAGCCGAAAACACTTGACTCCTTGCCAACGTCTTCTTCATGCTTCTGGTTCCCGTGATGTCAAGGTCTCTGATCAAACGATTCGACGAAGCTTGGCTAAGCATAATATGCAAATACGCGTCTTGGGACGTAGGCAGGCTAAGCGTCGGAGAATGGAGGCCATGAGCAGTGCATGCCACGGACTGGAGGCCTACATGGAGCAAGTTTGCTCAGAAAGTACTGGGGGCTCTTGATGTTTTGTTACCACTACGAGGGTATCCTGTTGACGAAGGGTGGATGAAGATTGTATTTGACGCGTCACTGCTACAGTTCACAGCATGTATTTTACTTTTTCAAGAAACCATGGGAAATACAACTTCAGAACACCAGCGCGGACTTGCAAACAAAAATCGGATGTCAAGTGCTCAATTGCTCACACAGCCCACATGACAAATGCTTCGCAGGTCAATCCCCTTTAACAAAGTAGAGACAGGTTCTGACACATACGTTAACCAGATCAATACAAACATAAAGCACTTATACCACACAATGCTTATAGTCATCCACCAATCACTCCCTACTGCGGCCCAAGAACCACCATCTTGGAAGCACCAACCTCAGCTCCCTTATCCAGCGCCCcgtccatcttctccaacggGTATGAAGCAATAACCTCCAGCCCCGCCGCCTTACCCAGCTTCAACACCCCGGTTTCCACCATCTTGACCAACGTCCGCACATGGTCTCGCTCATACATCCAAGATCCACGCACAGTAAGATCCTTAAACACCATCATAGCATGCGGCACAGGCAGCGTGGCGTCTCCCCGTCCACCCATGAGACACACGCGTCCATATCGTCTCAGAGCACCAATAGCCTGTCCCAAATACTCCGAGTCAGTCGCAGAAGGAGGACTGAAATCCACCACAACGTCAATCGAACCATGTGCGGCAATAGCCTCGGTGAGATTTTCCGTCTTTCCTGCAACAATAGTCTTCAGGCCGGGGTGATTGTTCTCCAATTCAGCCAGCTTTTCAGCATTTCGACTCACGGCAATGACGGTAGCGCCCATTGCGCGAGCAACGGCGACCACCGCACCGCTGAAGAGTCCCGTAGCGGGAGTGACGACAATGGTCTCACCGGCCGTCAAGTTGATTTTTCGTAGTCCCCCGTAAGCAACAGCCAGAGGACCGAAGAATACAAGATCCTCAGTCTTCAAGGCAAGTTGGCCCAGCAGACGGTTCTCATCCACAGCCCAGGTATTCTCCAACGGCATACGGACATACTCGGCCCAGCATCCGTCTCGCCAGTTATCACGAGTGAATTTCTTTGTCCTCTCGTCGATGCCGTCAAACGCACCGTGCAGAATGGCAACGTCCCCGTCGTCACGGGCACGCACAAACGGATCGAAGATGACCAGTTGTCCAGGACGACGAAACTCTGGCATCGTAGTATCGGGTCCGGGGGCAGCAACTCGACCTACACCATAGCCACCTGGGATATGGGGGTATGGTTGCTGAAACTGGAAGCCTCCAGCAGCGGCACTGCCTTTGATTATGTTTTTGGCATTGTTGTGTATCATTGCGTGGAGGACCTTAATGGTGATACTGCCTGGGTTGGGGTGAGGAGTCGGCACTGTGTCGACGGACGATTGGCCCGGACCGTGAAGCACGATGGCTTTCATGGTCGATGGAAGTTGTTGGTCTGTAGAAGTCATGGTGtaggttgatgttggagatgtgaaTCTTGCTGGTGATTGAACCGTAACATTTTGAATGATGAGGAGTTCATTTTATACAACATTTAACTCCTTTACACCGGAGTTAGTAGCGTGTCTCCGTAAAGAACGGCTGTAGAATATCATACTTGCAGGAATTTCTTATTCAGCAAGTGTAGAATGTTTGTCCGTTCGAGTTGACGAGCATAAATGCGTTGTCCTCTTCATTATGGATGTTATAGTTGGCAACCAATCATGGGTCAGAATGAATACGAAAGCAGGTTAGCGTCTGTTGCACCTTCCTTGTCCACGCTCATCTGGATCTCGCTGCATGTGGGGAGTTTGAGATCAACGACTCTTGGCTCCCGGATGCAATGCCCGACACCATCCCGGAACTGCCTTGTTCAACATCTTCTACTCACTTTGTTCTCTTACATGTATCCCCCTACAGGCTGCTCTCTTCCAACTGCGTCCATCGGACATCTTGAACTTTCCGATCCCCGTTAAGAAAAGACACATGAGCCCGGCGACATCGTCGACAGCAGTTCTAAACTCCGGATCCACCGAAACCATCGTCTGGTAAGCACTCATCATCATACATGTGCTAAATCTCCGACGGTACCACAACTCAACGCCATAACTGGACAAACCAGCCCTTCATTCCCCATGTCCTCCAGGAAACAGGACGACAAAAGTCCACCTGGTCAGGGACAAGCCGTTGCTCGCCAGCGAAAAGCCCACCGCAAATCTCGACTTGGTTGCGCCAACTGCAAGCTTCGGGGAGTAAAGGTAGGCGATTTCATACCCTGAGCCATCTTCACAAGCCTTTCAGGCACATTTACATGTCATTATACTCATGCTCATACCGTGCATCACAGTGCGACGAAGCCAAGCCCGCATGCCATCGCTGCCTCACATCCGGCTTCACATGTAACTACTCACGctcagcaccagacctgcaATTCTCACAAGCTGGCGTCTTCAAAGTCGATCTTGGTGCTCCAGTCGAAAAGCTCCCCAATCCAGGTTTGCACAAGAACATTCCGCTTGCGTTACCGGTAGCCGGTAAACTCGGTAGCTATGAGTTGTGCGCGAGTGACTTGAGAAACCTGGAGCATTTCCTCAACTCCACCGCTTCTACATTGGGCGGCGGACGAGGAGTGTACGATACGTGGTATAGTAAGGGAGTACTAGGGTTAAGTAATTCAGTAAGCTATATTCCCTGTCTTTTATGCATCAACGTCATCCTTATTAGCAGTAGCATTTGACTAACACACACAGTACCCTTTCCTACTacacatcttcctcgtcctctcACAACTTCACGACATGCACGAAAAGTCCATTAGCATGGACCAAGTTCCCCATCGCTCCCTTGCCTTCCACTGGTATCACGGCACTGCACTCTTCCATCAAATGCTCTCCAAAGCATCTGCCACACCGGTCCTCTCTTCATCCGAGCGCGACACCCTCTGGATATCGGCCGCCATGCTAGGTACCGCCGCATTCGCATACCTTGGTTCCCTCGACCCAAGTGAAGCATGGCCGCTCAAAGAACACTCCCCCTCAGATCTCGACTGGCTAAAGATGGGTCACGGCAAAAAGGTCGTT
This window contains:
- a CDS encoding isopropanol dehydrogenase (similar to Metarhizium acridum CQMa 102 XP_007807961.1), whose translation is MTSTDQQLPSTMKAIVLHGPGQSSVDTVPTPHPNPGSITIKVLHAMIHNNAKNIIKGSAAAGGFQFQQPYPHIPGGYGVGRVAAPGPDTTMPEFRRPGQLVIFDPFVRARDDGDVAILHGAFDGIDERTKKFTRDNWRDGCWAEYVRMPLENTWAVDENRLLGQLALKTEDLVFFGPLAVAYGGLRKINLTAGETIVVTPATGLFSGAVVAVARAMGATVIAVSRNAEKLAELENNHPGLKTIVAGKTENLTEAIAAHGSIDVVVDFSPPSATDSEYLGQAIGALRRYGRVCLMGGRGDATLPVPHAMMVFKDLTVRGSWMYERDHVRTLVKMVETGVLKLGKAAGLEVIASYPLEKMDGALDKGAEVGASKMVVLGPQ
- a CDS encoding transcription factor cys6 protein (similar to Togninia minima UCRPA7 XP_007911503.1), with amino-acid sequence MSSRKQDDKSPPGQGQAVARQRKAHRKSRLGCANCKLRGVKCDEAKPACHRCLTSGFTCNYSRSAPDLQFSQAGVFKVDLGAPVEKLPNPGLHKNIPLALPVAGKLGSYELCASDLRNLEHFLNSTASTLGGGRGVYDTWYSKGVLGLSNSYPFLLHIFLVLSQLHDMHEKSISMDQVPHRSLAFHWYHGTALFHQMLSKASATPVLSSSERDTLWISAAMLGTAAFAYLGSLDPSEAWPLKEHSPSDLDWLKMGHGKKVVWNMADPTRPDSLFSRMTAYQSRDPPPSGSSPIRPHTLPVLFYSVFDIGPSSTAPNNPYHVAAALISQLLPVVPTPYNVHHFLSFLSQIDARYQVLLQKKDPRAMILLLYWMAKIVTYPMWWTRRRTLYEGLAICIYIERYCGDDPEFMQLIAYPRAVLSAVYSGVEVEKREDIVLDFKPLKVQ